From Triticum aestivum cultivar Chinese Spring chromosome 4A, IWGSC CS RefSeq v2.1, whole genome shotgun sequence, a single genomic window includes:
- the LOC123085452 gene encoding dof zinc finger protein DOF2.4, giving the protein MVFPPAAAYLDPPNWNNQQGQQQRATGGGGVGDAQHMPVDPTAGTAAGTPEVGGLPRSSAANEAAAGQQARPNSMTERARMARVPQPEPALKCPRCDSTNTKFCYYNNYSLSQPRHFCKACRRYWTRGGALRSVPVGGGCRRNKRSSKSSAGAASSSKPSSSSARQLPGGASSMPSTAASTTLGCDGASIPPGLSSMSHHLPFMGAMHPPGANLGLAFSAGLPQLAMQQHHHHMDGVDQFPLASGGGATFGASLEQWRVQQQQQQQFPFLELPPAPPMYQLGLQANRAAGSSAAAPAPSPAMFTLGQSSASTARRDEGSMKQADSKGQEMTLQRQFVMEALRQGDGVWGGNASDNNGNGSGSWTMNIPGFHSSSGGGDGGGLL; this is encoded by the exons ATGGTGTTCCCTCCAGCGGCTGCATACCTAGATCCGCCTAATTGGAATAACCAG CAAGGTCAGCAGCAGAGGGCGACGGGCGGTGGCGGAGTAGGCGATGCACAGCATATGCCAGTGGATCCGACGGCGGGTACGGCGGCGGGGACGCCCGAGGTCGGTGGGTTGCCGAGAAGCTCAGCGGCCAATGAAGCCGCGGCCGGGCAGCAGGCGAGGCCAAATTCCATGACGGAGCGCGCGCGGATGGCGCGGGTGCCGCAGCCGGAGCCGGCGCTCAAGTGCCCGCGGTGCGACTCCACCAACACCAAGTTCTGCTACTACAACAACTACTCCCTCTCGCAGCCCCGCCACTTCTGCAAGGCATGCCGCCGCTACTGGACGCGCGGGGGCGCCCTCCGGTCCGTCCCCGTGGGGGGTGGGTGCCGCCGAAACAAGCGCTCGTCCAAGTCATCCGCCGGCGCCGCGTCCTCCTCCAAGCCATCTTCTTCTTCGGCCAGGCAGCTGCCCGGTGGCGCGTCATCTATGCCATCAACCGCGGCGTCCACCACCTTGGGGTGCGACGGTGCATCCATCCCTCCGGGTCTCAGCTCCATGTCGCACCACCTGCCGTTCATGGGCGCGATGCATCCGCCGGGGGCCAACCTAGGGCTAGCCTTTTCCGCCGGCCTCCCGCAGCTCGCCatgcagcagcaccaccaccacatGGACGGCGTGGATCAGTTCCCTCTGGCCAGCGGCGGGGGCGCCACCTTTGGCGCGTCACTGGAGCAGTGGcgggtgcagcagcagcagcagcagcagttcccGTTCTTGGAACTTCCACCGGCGCCGCCCATGTACCAACTGGGGCTGCAAGCTAATCGGGCAGCAGGGAGCAGCGCAGCGGCACCGGCACCGTCGCCGGCGATGTTCACGTTAGGGCAGTCTAGTGCAAGCACAGCGAGGCGCGACGAAGGGTCAatgaagcaggcggacagcaaagGGCAAGAGATGACCTTGCAGAGGCAGTTCGTGATGGAGGCTCTACGCCAAGGGGATGGCGTCTGGGGTGGCAACGCCAGCGACAATAACGGCAATGGCAGTGGCAGCTGGACCATGAACATCCCCGGATTCCATTCCTCGTcgggcggtggcgacggcggcggc